A single genomic interval of Anser cygnoides isolate HZ-2024a breed goose chromosome 7, Taihu_goose_T2T_genome, whole genome shotgun sequence harbors:
- the AIFM2 gene encoding ferroptosis suppressor protein 1 isoform X1, which yields MGSRLSVDDSVRVVIVGGGFGGTAAASQLKAWAVPFVLVDMRDAFHHNVAALRASVESGFARKTFISYSITFGDSFRQGQVVGIDPARQLVLLSDGEELHYSHLILATGSNGPFPGKFNKVIDMESAIQTYEDMVKEIEKAERILVVGGGAAGVEMAAEIKTEYPAKEVTLIHSKIALADAELLHSVRQEVKEILLRKGVRLLLGERVSNMENLTTNQFQKDMVVRTEKGTEVAVDMVVLCTGIKINSSAYASAFAGDKLASNGALHVNKHLQLEGYENIYAIGDCADLKEPKMAYHAGLHANIVVTNIINSLTHKPLKTYQPGSLTFLLSMGKNDGVGQVNGYYVGRLLVTIAKSRDLFVSKSWKTMGQTMPS from the exons ATGGGCTCCCGGCTGTCGGTGGATGACTCCGTGCGCGTCGTCATCGTCGGCGGTGGCTTCGGGGGCACGGCGGCCGCCAGCCAGCTGAAGGCCTGGGCCGTCCCCTTCGTGCTGGTGGATATGAGAGATGCTTTCCATCACAACGTCGCTGCCCTGCGGGCCTCCGTGGAGAGCG GATTTGCCAGGAAGACTTTCATCTCCTACTCCATCACCTTTGGTGACAGCTTCCGACAAGGCCAGGTTGTCGGCATAGACCCCGCGAGGCAGCTGGTCCTGCTCAGCGATGGTGAG GAGCTTCACTACTCCCATCTCATTCTTGCAACAGGCAGCAATGGGCCGTTCCCTGGGAAGTTCAACAAAGTCATCGACATGGAAAGCGCCATCCAGACCTATGAAGACATGGTTAAGGAG ATTGAGAAAGCTGAGCGCATCCTGGTAGTGGGAGGTGGAGCTGCCGGCGTCGAGATGGCTGCAGAGATCAAAACAGAGTACCCAGCCAAAGAG GTCACCCTCATTCACTCCAAAATTGCACTAGCtgatgcagagctgctccataGCGTCCGTCAGGAGGTGAAGGAGATTCTTCTCCGGAAAGGAGTGCGCCTCCTATTAG GTGAAAGGGTAAGCAACATGGAAAACCTCACAACAAACCAGTTCCAGAAGGACATGGTAGTAAGGACAGAAAAAGGCACAGAGGTGGCTGTTGACATGGTGGTCCTGTGCACAGGGATAAAGATCAACTCTTCAGCATATGCCTCTGCATTTG CAGGAGACAAGCTGGCGAGTAATGGAGCTTTGCACGTTAACAAGCACCTCCAGCTGGAAGGCTATGAGAACATCTACGCCATCGGGGACTGTGCAGACCTGAAGGAACCCAAGATGGCCTACCACGCTGGGCTCCACGCCAACATCGTGGTGACAAATATCATCAACAGCCTGACACACAAGCCGCTTAAAACCTACCAGCCAG GCTCCCTAACATTCCTGCTTTCAATGGGTAAGAATGATGGTGTAGGGCAGGTGAACGGCTACTACGTGGGACGCCTCTTGGTGACCATTGCTAAGAGCCGGGACCTGTTTGTCTCCAAGAGCTGGAAGACAATGGGACAGACAATGCCCTCTTAA
- the AIFM2 gene encoding ferroptosis suppressor protein 1 isoform X2 encodes MGSRLSVDDSVRVVIVGGGFGGTAAASQLKAWAVPFVLVDMRDAFHHNVAALRASVESGFARKTFISYSITFGDSFRQGQVVGIDPARQLVLLSDGEELHYSHLILATGSNGPFPGKFNKVIDMESAIQTYEDMVKEIEKAERILVVGGGAAGVEMAAEIKTEYPAKEVTLIHSKIALADAELLHSVRQEVKEILLRKGVRLLLGERVSNMENLTTNQFQKDMVVRTEKGTEVAVDMVVLCTGIKINSSAYASAFGDKLASNGALHVNKHLQLEGYENIYAIGDCADLKEPKMAYHAGLHANIVVTNIINSLTHKPLKTYQPGSLTFLLSMGKNDGVGQVNGYYVGRLLVTIAKSRDLFVSKSWKTMGQTMPS; translated from the exons ATGGGCTCCCGGCTGTCGGTGGATGACTCCGTGCGCGTCGTCATCGTCGGCGGTGGCTTCGGGGGCACGGCGGCCGCCAGCCAGCTGAAGGCCTGGGCCGTCCCCTTCGTGCTGGTGGATATGAGAGATGCTTTCCATCACAACGTCGCTGCCCTGCGGGCCTCCGTGGAGAGCG GATTTGCCAGGAAGACTTTCATCTCCTACTCCATCACCTTTGGTGACAGCTTCCGACAAGGCCAGGTTGTCGGCATAGACCCCGCGAGGCAGCTGGTCCTGCTCAGCGATGGTGAG GAGCTTCACTACTCCCATCTCATTCTTGCAACAGGCAGCAATGGGCCGTTCCCTGGGAAGTTCAACAAAGTCATCGACATGGAAAGCGCCATCCAGACCTATGAAGACATGGTTAAGGAG ATTGAGAAAGCTGAGCGCATCCTGGTAGTGGGAGGTGGAGCTGCCGGCGTCGAGATGGCTGCAGAGATCAAAACAGAGTACCCAGCCAAAGAG GTCACCCTCATTCACTCCAAAATTGCACTAGCtgatgcagagctgctccataGCGTCCGTCAGGAGGTGAAGGAGATTCTTCTCCGGAAAGGAGTGCGCCTCCTATTAG GTGAAAGGGTAAGCAACATGGAAAACCTCACAACAAACCAGTTCCAGAAGGACATGGTAGTAAGGACAGAAAAAGGCACAGAGGTGGCTGTTGACATGGTGGTCCTGTGCACAGGGATAAAGATCAACTCTTCAGCATATGCCTCTGCATTTG GAGACAAGCTGGCGAGTAATGGAGCTTTGCACGTTAACAAGCACCTCCAGCTGGAAGGCTATGAGAACATCTACGCCATCGGGGACTGTGCAGACCTGAAGGAACCCAAGATGGCCTACCACGCTGGGCTCCACGCCAACATCGTGGTGACAAATATCATCAACAGCCTGACACACAAGCCGCTTAAAACCTACCAGCCAG GCTCCCTAACATTCCTGCTTTCAATGGGTAAGAATGATGGTGTAGGGCAGGTGAACGGCTACTACGTGGGACGCCTCTTGGTGACCATTGCTAAGAGCCGGGACCTGTTTGTCTCCAAGAGCTGGAAGACAATGGGACAGACAATGCCCTCTTAA
- the MACROH2A2 gene encoding core histone macro-H2A.2, with translation MSGRSGKKKMSKLSRSSRAGVIFPVGRMMRYLKKGTYKYRIGVGAPVYMAAVIEYLAAEILELAGNAARDNKKGRIAPRHILLAVANDEELNQLLKGVTIASGGVLPRIQPELLAKKRGAKGKSETILSPTPEKKGRKSMVSKKSGKKAKSNKARTPKKNKQKDNEKEGASNSTSEDGPGDGFTILSSKSLVPGQKLSLTQSDISHIGSMKVEGIVHPTTAEIDLKEEIGKALEKAGGKEFLETVKELRKSQGPLEVAEAALTQSSGLAAKFVIHCHIPQWGSDKCEEQLEETIKNCLTAAEDKKLKSVAFPPFPSGRNCFPKQTAAQVTLRAISTHFDGTSSSSLKNIYFLLFDSESIGIYVQEMAKLDTK, from the exons ATGTCGGGCCGcagtgggaagaagaaaatgtccaAACTGTCACGCTCCAGCAGGGCAGGCGTTATTTTCCCTGTGGGGAGGATGATGCGCTACTTAAAGAAAGGAACATACAAGTACCGGATAGGTGTTGGAGCACCAGTTTACATGGCAGCTGTCATAGAGTATCTAGCAG CTGAAATTCTAGAACTAGCAGGAAATGCAGCAAGAGAcaataagaaaggaagaattgCCCCCAGGCACATCCTCCTGGCAGTAGCAAATGATGAGGAGCTGAATCAG TTGCTAAAAGGTGTGACTATTGCAAGTGGAGGTGTCCTGCCCAGAATTCAGCCAGAGCTCCTGGCCAAGAAACGGGGTGCCAAAGGCAAATCTGAGACTATCCTTTCCCCTACTCctgagaagaagggaagaaaatccaTGGTGAGCAAAAAGAGTGGGAAGAAGGCAAAGTCTAACAAAGCCCGGACACCCAAAAAG AATAAACAAAAGGACAACGAAAAAGAAGGAGCTTCAAATTCAACATCTGAAGATGGACCCGGGGATGGTTTTACTATCTTGTCCTCCAAGAGCCTCGTGCCAGGACAGAAG CTTTCTCTGACACAGAGTGACATCAGCCATATTGGCTCCATGAAAGTAGAAGGCATCGTTCACCCTACAACTGCTGAAATAGACCTCAAGGAGGAGATAG GCAAGGCTTTggaaaaggcaggaggaaaagagtTTTTAGAAACAGTGAAGGAGCTTCGCAAATCTCAAGGACCTTTGGAAGTTGCTGAAG CTGCACTTACTCAGTCTAGTGGCCTAGCAGCAAAGTTTGTCATCCACTGTCACATCCCGCAGTGGGGCTCAGACAAGTGCGAAGAGCAGCTTGAAGAGACCATAAAGAATTGCTTAACAGCTGCAGAAGACAAGAAGTTGAAGTCTGTGgctttccccccttttcccagTGGCAG AAACTGCTTCCCAAAACAGACGGCAGCCCAGGTGACTCTCAGAGCTATTTCCACCCATTTTGACGGCACCAGCTCTTCCTCCTTGAAGAACATTTACTTTCTGCTCTTCGACAGCGAAAGTATTGGCATCTATGTGCAAGAAATGGCCAAGCTAGACACTAAGTAG